The Gloeobacter violaceus PCC 7421 DNA window TGGAAGGGTGCACTCGATTTCGATAACAAGACCTACGCCGGCCGCTCGTTGCTGGTGAGCGCTCCCGACACGCCCGGCTCGGGCGAGGGGGATCTGGTGGCCCAGACCGCCGCGGGCGGTGAGCCGCTGGTCGGACGCTTTCGGATGGGCGAGGATGACGCTCTGACTTTGTTGACCCGCCATGGCGCCGTCGAAATCAAGGAGCGGTTACTGTTCGCCAGCCCGAACCTGCGCCTGCGCGCGGGCGTGGTCACCGGCCCGGACGGCCTGAGCGTCACGACCTTCTGTTCGGAGGTGCGCAGGGCAGAAGCCCCCCCCGCCCAGCAACCGCCGCAGACCCAGGCGCGCACCTGGCCCAGCCAAACGAACGAACTGCCGGATTGGATCACCGAGGAGATGGCCAACAAGGGCGATAACCCGGAGGTTTAGCGGGAAGTCTCCTCCGGGCTGCGGCTGCCTGTCGGGGGGATGCTGCCGTTGGTGGTGCCGTCGATGACGACGCGCACCTCGCGTTGGGGAAAGGGAATCGCAATCCGGTGGGTGCGCAGGGCCGCCTCGACGGCGAAGTTGAGCTGGGATTTGAGTCTTGGGATCAAATTGGGCGCACTTACCCAGACGAGAAGTTCGAGATTGAGCGACGAATCGCCGAAGCCCGCCAGCCACACCTCCGGCGCCGGCTCGGCCAGTACTCCTGTTTGTCGGGCTGCCACACCCAGCAATACCTGCCGGGTTCGGTCGAGATCGCTGCCGTAGGCGACGCCGATGGGCAAACGTACCCGCGTCTGGGGCTTGCCGCGCGTCCAGTTGATGACACGGTTGCTCACAAATTCGGTGTTGGGGACGATGATCATGATGTTGTCGGGGGTGATGATCTCCGTCGAGCGCAGGCCGATGTGGCTGACATCGCCGATCGTGTCTCCGACGGTCACCCGGTCGCCCACCGAAATCGGCCGCTCCAGCAGAATGATCACTCCTGAAATCAAGTTGGAGGCGATATTTTGTAAGCCAAAGCCGATGCCCACGCCCAGGGCGCTTGCCAGCACCACCAGACCGCTCACGTCGATTCCTACGAAGCGCAGGGCGATGTAAAGTCCGGCGACGATGACCAGCACGTTGACGATCTGATCGAGGGCGTTGGCGAGGGTGGCTTCCAATCGGCCCGCCACCAGCTGCCGCACCAGCCGCCGCCCCTGGCGCCCGAGCCAGATGGACATCACGGTCAGCACCGCGAAGACCAGCACCGAGGTGGCCGAGACGGCCGTGCCGCTGATCGTAAACAGCGGCTGGGTAAAAAACCGGCCAAGATATTGCAGTACCTGCTCCATGGGCTCCAGGCGTCGCTATCTTTCCCAGGGTAACCGTCAGTGGGCCTGGCGCACTTCCTTGAGTACCAGCAGATCCTGGCGCGGGTCCACCTGCACGATCTGTAAATCGACCATCTCACCTTTGGAGACGGGCCGGTCGAGGCGCACCGGCAGCCTGAGGGCGACGCTCTCGAGCAGCACCAGCGCCCGCTGCGGGTCGCCGCCCAGATAGTCGAGCACCAGACCGGGCTGGACCTGGTGGCGGCGGTGGCGCAGGTACTCGTAGATCCAATAGCGCTCCGAGAGCCGCTCGATCTGGGTGACCTCTTGGCCGGCGGCGTCGATCATGGCGAGTAACTCTTTGAGGTGCTCCAGGGTCAGCGGGAGCGGCTCGTGGCGCAGGTGGGCCTTGATTTGAAAGTGCACCAGCAGGTCGCTGTAGCGGCGGATGGGCGAGGTGGCCTGGGTGTAGGCGTCGAGGCCCAACCCGGCGTGGCGGGCCGGGTAGACGCTCACCTCGCCGCGCTGCATGCAGCGGCAGACGGCAAATTCGCGTACCGGCCCGGCGGGCAGGCGCAGCAACTCGTCGGCAGGGGGCAGTTCGGGCGCCGGTTGGGTGCGAAAAGGCACCGGGATGCCCGCCTCGATGGCCAGCCGCGCCGCCAGTTCCCCCGCCAGGATCATCATCTCGGAGACCAGCAGCCGGGAAGCCGAATCCCCCAGAATCTCCAGGCGGATTTCGTCATCTTTGACTTTGACCTGCGCTTCGGGCAGGTCGATGCTGACCGCCCCGCGCTGGTGGCGGTGGCGGCGGCGGGCCAGGGCGATTTCGTGCAGGCGCGCAAGCACCGGCTCCTCGCCGCTGGCGATAAGCGGGTCGGCTTCTTCGTAGGTGACCGGGTAGACCGTGCGCACCAGGGCCGGGGTGACCTCGAAGTTCTCGACGGCACCGTCGGGACCGATGATGGCGCCGAAGCTCAAAGCACAGTTGAGTTGCCCCGGCAGCAGGCTCATCGGACCGGTGGCCAGTTCCGGCGGAAACATCGGGATGGCGCCGGTGGGCAGGTAGACGCTGGTGGCCCGCCGCCGGGCTTCCGCTTCGAGCGGGTCGCCCGGCTGCACCCAGCGGGTCGGATCCGCGATGTGGATCCACAATTTTTCGCGGCCGTCCTCGAGCATTTCAAGGCTCAAGCCGTCGTCGATTTCGCGGGTCGATTCGTCGTCGATCGTGTAGATGGCAAGCCGCCCAAAATCGCGGCGCGAGGCCGGATCGGCCGGCGGATTCTCCAGCAACTTGCGGGCGTATTCGCTTACCGGAGTGCCGAAGTGCACCGGGATGCCCGAGCGGCGCAGGTGAATATTTTCGTGGGGCGACCAGAGCCTGAGGGCGACCAAAAGGGCAATCGCGTCCTCGCTGCGGGTGGTGTGGCCCAACTGGCTCAGCACGTCCTGGGCGCTCGCGCGGTCGGAAGCTTCGTCTCCCCACAGCGCGTAGCGTTCGAGGGCATCGAGGCGCAACCGGTCGCTGGGCTCCCATTCGTCTGCGGCCCCACCCAACACCGATTGCACTCTGGCTAGAAAGCGCGCCTGTTCCTGGGCTTTGCGCTGCTCGACCGCCTGCTGGTGGCGCAACTCCTCGACCTGGGCGGTCGGGCGCGGCTCGTAACCGTCGCCCTTTTGCTTGAAGTAGAGCCGGTCTTCGCTCAGTAGACAGTGGGCCGCGTAGCAAGCGGCGGGAGCGGCGGTGTCAAACAGCAGCTGGGCGAGATCCTCGGGGCTTACCAGCGCGTGGCTCTCGCGAAAAAGCTCCCAGGCCACCTCCAGATCTGCTTGGTCCAGGTAATTTTGCACCTGCGACTCAAAAGCCGGCAGTTCGCTGGTGCGGTAGGGGCCACCGGCCACCTGGTAGGTGATTTGCCGGGGATGCACGGTCTGGGTGTTGCCCGTCTGGGTCTGGAGGTTGAAATTTTTCTTGCCGTCCGGGCCGCTGATCACTCCCAAGCGCCGGCCTCCTTGCAGGCGAAATTCCACCAGAGTCCCTCTTTCCACAAACGTCCAGCCAGTGCGCAGTACCTGACTACTTTATCCGCAGGCCCGCGCCGCTCGGAAGCGATTGACGCAATTCTCTGCAATGGCGCAAGTCTGTAGGGTAGAGCTTTTATCGGTACCGACAGGCCGTCGAGCCCAAAGCGAACGCATCATAGTGGAGCAAAACAGATTTTGCGAAGCGGTTCGCTCCAGGCTGGCTGTGAACTACACTGTTGAGCTCGAACAAGAAATCGACGGGCGGTGGCTGGCTGAGATTACCGAACTTCCCGGTGTTGTTGCCTATAGGAAACAAGGGAACGGGCAATGGCTGTCGTTCAGGCTCTTGCGCTGCATGTGCTCGCAGACAGACTTGAGCACAAGTCTGTCAACTTTGAGTAGCCAGGATTGCCTCGATTTCGGCCAGATCTGCCTCCCCGAGGTGAAATCCCGAAGCTTCGACGTTCTCTCTGACTTGATCCGGCCGGCGGGCGCCCACGATCGCGGAAGTGACAGCCGTATCGCGCAGCACCCAGGCGATGGCCAACTGTCCGACGCTCTTGCCGTAGCGCGCGGCGATCGGCCGCAGGTGCTCGACGAGGGCCAAATTGCGATCGAGATTTTCGGGCGCGAACCAGGCGGCCCGCCGTCGCCAGTCGTCGGGGGCAAGGCGGTCGGGATCGAACTTGCCGGTGAGCAAACCCGCCTGCATGGGGCTGTAGACGACGATGCCGATGCCGTGCTCGCGGCAAAACGGCACCAGTTCCGCCTCGATGCCGCGCTTGATGAGGCTGTAGGGTGGCTGCAGCGAGGTGACCGGATGGATGGGCAGAATTTTTTCAAGCAGCGGCACATCGAAATTGGACACGCCGGCATAGCGCACTTTGCCCGCTTCGACCAATTCCACCATCGCGCCCCAGGAGTCCTCGACCGGCGTATTCACATCCGGCCAGTGGAACTGGTAGAGGTCGATGTGATCCACCCCCAGACGCCGCAGGCTCGCATCGGCCTCGGCTGTGATCGACTTGGGCCTCAGCGAGCGCACGGGGCTTTTGGTCTCCCCTCCGAGCAAGCCGCACTTGGTGGCGATGAACACCTCGTCGCGGCGGCCTTTGACCGCCTCACCCACGATCTTCTCCGAGTGGCCGAAGCCATAGACCGCGGCGGTATCGATCCAGTTGACCCCGGCGTCGAGGGCGGCGCGAATTGCTGCTGCCGATTCGCGGTCGTCCACCGGTCCCCAACCGAACTGCCAGGGTCCGTCGACGGCCCAGGCCCCGAAGCCGATTGTGGTGATGTGCGGGCCGTTGGTACCAAGCCGGCGCGTTTCCATCGTTTCGTTGTCCCAAGCGCTGTCATCAGTGTCGCCCTTGGGAGACCCAAAGCCAACGCCGCCTTCAGCACCCGCTTCCGGAGACCTGGGCACCCGGAGAGGCGAACAGCATCAGCCAGTCGATGTAACGCATGGCGTAGGCTTGGGCCAGATCGGGGGTTGCAAAACACAGCAACGGCTCGCCGAAGGGTTTGCCCTGCGGATTGAGCAGGTCGGCCACATAGCCGCGAATTAGCCAGCGCGTCGAGATGCGCCAGTTGCGGTAGGTCCGCTGCGTGCAAAGGTGGGCGTCGCTTTTTTGAAAGCGGTGCTCGCGCCTGCGGGCCTCGCGCTGAAAAAGGCGGCGGCGCAGCGCTGCAAGCCGGGTTGAATGTTTACGGAGCGAAGAGCGCGGATCTTCGCATTTTGCGCGTCTGGATAGGGTGATCGTACTGGAGGGGTGGCTGTTGGGCATCGTGCAACCGCGGAATGACGGCAACAACACATGGGCGAGAATACTCGGGGGAAGGACGCATAGGCTATGGGTCGGTTATAGCAAGTTCCCCGAAAAACGCAGGTAATCCAGTGTACAAAATTTACATTACCGACTGGTGCAATCCCGGTTGCAGTTCACCTTTTTGTGGGTAAAAAGTCGGTATGACTGCAAATCTCCGGATGGTGTTTTGCCGATCGACCTTGGAATATGTAGCAGCTTTCTTTACGGCAATGCCGCTCAGGCGCGGCGATAAACCTCGGCGGCGGCCCGGTGCAGCAGGGCGTGCCGCGCCACCAGCGCGTCGAGATTGTTGTCGTAGCCGCCGCCGATGACGGCTGCCACCGGTATGCCTCGCTTCAGACAGAGGCCCAGCACCGCGCGGTCGCGCTCGAACAATCCCCGGTCGGTGAGGGCGAGCTTGCCCAGTTTGTCGCTGCGGTGGGGATCGACCCCGGCGTCGTAGAGCACCAGGTCGGGGCGGACGGTCTCGATGAGCCCCGGCAGGTGCTCGTTCAGGACGCGCAGGTAAGTATCGTCGTCCAACCCGATGGGCAGCGGAACGTCCAGGTCGCTGCGCTGCTTGCGGCCGGGAAAATTTTGTTCGCAGTGCATCGAGAAGGTGAACACCCCGGGTTCGTCCGCGAAAATCCAGGCGGTGCCGTCGCCCTGGTGCACATCAAGATCGACGATGAGCACGCGGCGCACCTGTCCCTCGGCCAACAGCACCCGGGCGCTCACCGCCAGGTCGTTGAAGATGCAAAAGCCGGAACCGAAGTCCGGAAAGGCGTGGTGGGTGCCGCCGCAGGTGTTGCAGGCGAGACCGTGCCTGAGGGCGAGCCGGGCGGTCAAGATCGTGCCGCCCACGGCGGTGCAGGTGCGCTCGACTAGAGCCGGACTCCAAGGTAGGCCAATGCGCCGAAATTCCTGAGCGCTTAAGATCCCTGCGCAAAAATCCGCGACATAGCGCGGCGCGTGCACCAGTGTCAGCCACTCCCAACCGGCCCGCTCCGGCTCCCAAAATTGCTCCGGCCGGGCGACGCCCTGGTTGAGCAAATAGTGGTGGAGGCGGCTGAATTTGCCCATTGGAAAGCGGTGGGCGGGGGGCAGGTTCGCCTCGTAGCGGGGGCTGTAAACGAAGGGCAGTTCCACGCCGAACGGCTCAATCGCCGATGATTTCAGGCTCGTTCATTTCGTCGGACATCTCGAAGATGGCCCGCAGCACCGGTTTGAAGTTGCCGTCGTCGTCGTTGAGATCTTCGTAGCGGCGGCGCTTGGCGCGGTTGGCCACCTGGACGGTGATGCGATAGCGGTTGGCGGCGGCGTCGACCAGTTGCTCGACGCGGCGCATCAACTCTGCGGTTTCAACCACCGGCTGGTTCATCGGGTATTTCCTCAAACAACAGACGTTCTACTGCTTCGACGGCCGCCGCCAGTTTGTCGTTGACCACCTGGTGATCGAAGCGGTCGGCTAGGGCCAGTTCTTCACGGGCGCGCGCCAGACGGCGCTCGATCGCCTCGGGCGCATCGGTGCCGCGGGAGCGCAGGCGCTCCGCCAGCACCTCCAGCGAAGGCGGGCGAATGAATACCAGCATAGCCGCCGGAAAGTTGTTTTTGACCTGCAGCGCCCCTTGCACGTCGATTTCGAGGACCACCGGCTCGCCCACTGCCAGCCGTTCGAGCACCGGAGTCTTGGGAGTGCCGTAGTAATTGCCGACGTAGCAGGCCCACTCCAACAGATCATCCGTGGCGATCCATTCTTCAAATTCGGCGGCGCTCAAAAAGCGATAGTCCCTGCCGTCGACCTCGCCGGGGCGCGGCGGGCGGGTGGTGGCCGACACCGAGACATAGAGCCCCGGGTGACGCTCGCGCACTTCCCGCAAGATCGTGTCTTTGCCGACGCCGCTCGGGCCGCTGAGCACCAGCAACCTACTCAAGGGATGCCCTGCAGGCGATCCGGCGGATCGCCGATAAAATGGCATGGCCTGATGCGCAGCGTTCCAATCCAATGGGCCGGACGTCCATAAAAGCAGGTACAGCATTTCCCGTATCTCATCGTAACGCGCCCCCCGGCGGTGGGTGCGGCGGGCCGGGCACAAAGGAGTCGGGCTGAGCATGCAAGCGGTCGATTTTACAGCGCTGAGCGCAGCGCGCGCCGAAATCCAATCCGCCTGGATTCCGGCGCGCGTCGAGCAGATTCGCCAGGACGATTACCAGACCATCAAACTGCAGCTGAAGACCTTTGCTGCCCAGCGCTGGCTGGTGGCCAGTTGCCACCCTCAGGCGGCCCGGCTGCACATGGGCGAAGCGAGCCGGGGCAAGGGGGCGCGCTTCTCCTTTGCTTCGACCCTGCATCAGTACCTGGGGGGCCGGGTGCTGGTGCACTGTGTACAGCCGCAATGGGAGCGGATCGTGCGGCTGGGTTTCGCCCGTCGCCCCGAGCAGGAGCCGGAGGTGGAACTGCATGTCGAGGTGATGGGCAAGTACAGCAACATCGTTCTCACCGATCCGAGCGGCCAGATCCTGGCCCTGGCCCACTCGGTCTCGGCCGCCCAGTCGCGGGTGCGGCCTTTGCTGTTGGGAGAAATCTACCAGTCGCCGCCGCCCTTGAGCGGCCCCATCCCCAACCCCGACGAACCCTTTGCAAGCTGGTGCGCCCGGCTTTCGGTGGTGCCCGGTCCTTTTGCCCCCACTTTGTTTAAAGCTTACCGCGGGGTCAGCCAGACCCTTGCCCAGCAGATGCTCGCCGAGGCGCATCTGCCCACAAAAGTGCATATTGCCGAACTTGCAGAAATCGACTGGCGGAGGCTCTGGGAACTCTGGCGGCAGTGGCTCGCCTGCCTAGGCGAGGGCAGCTACCGCCCCGGCTGGACCACCGGCGGCTACACGGTGCTCGGTTGGGATCTGCGCGCTCCCGAGCGCAGCGTGCACACCCTGTTGGATCGCTACTACACCGCCCAGTTGCAGGCGGACCTGCTGCGCGCCCGCCGCTCGCGGTTGCAACAGATCCTCAAAGCGACCCTTGCCAAGGCCGTCAAGCGGCGCGCGGCCCTTGAGCAGATGCTCGCTGGTGCCGCCGAGGGCGAGCGCCACAAGCAGATGGCCGATTTGCTGATGGCTTATCTGCACCAGGGGGCCGAGCCGGGGGCCAGGCGCGTCGTGCTGGAGGACTTCGAAAGCGGCGAACCGGTAACCATTCCCCTCGACCCGACCAAAGATCTGGTGGCCAACGCCCAGGCTTACTACCGCCTGCACCGCAAGGCGAAGCGCGCCCGGCAGGCGGTGACGCCGCTGTTGGAGCAAGCCCGCGAGGAAGTGGCTTATCTGGAGCAAGTCGGTGCCACCGTCGAACTATTGGGCGAGAGCACCGACCTCGAAGCGCTGCTGGAAGTGGAAGAAGAACTGGTCCAGCAGAAGTATGTCGAGGCCAAAGAGAAGCCGGCCACATCCGGTGAGACTGTGCCCTTTCACCGCTTTCTTCTAGAAGGCGAGCGTCTCGTGCTGGTGGGACGCAACAACCGCCAGAACGACCGGCTCACTTTCGAAGTGGCCTCGCCCGCGGATCTGTGGTTTCACGCCCAGGAGATTCCCGGCTCCCACGTGGTGCTCAAGTTGCCCCCCGGCCAGCAGGCCGACCCCGAGCAGATTCAACTGGCGGCCAACGTCGCCGCTTACTTCAGCCAGGCCCGCCAGAGCGCCTTTGTGCCGGTGATCTATACCGAGCGGCGCTTCGTGCGCAAACTCAAAGGCGGCCGTCCCGGCCTGGTCACCTTCCGCGACGAAAAAGTGATCTGGGGCAATCCCAACGCGCTTCCCGACAGAGGAACATAGAATCACCCCAGAGCCCAACTTTTCTATGCCGGAGCCGCAACTCGACATTCCCCAGGAACTGCCTTTGTTGAAGGCGCTCTGTTGGCAGACGGGGAGCACATCCGGTCTGTCGCCGCGCGAGATGTTGCAGATCTACGAACGCGGCTGGCGGTTTCGGGGCGTGCTTGCCGACCTCGGCGAGCAGGAGCGCGAATTCCTCCAGAAATTGATTCACCGCTTTGGCTCGGATCTCGATGTATCCTGCTAAACGAGAACGACACCGCCGCATCCTGGAGATTCTCGCCCGGTTGGATGCCGAATTTCTCGCACGCTGCCGCGCCCTGTTTGGCGGTGGTACGCTCATCAGCCTGCTGCACGGTGAATTTCGGTTGAGTCTGGATATCGACTTTCTCTGTTCGGTGGACGAGGGCTACCGCCTGCTGCGCACAGTGATCGGCGAGCGGGGATACAGGGCTTTGTTTGCAAGCCGAGAGGGCGTCTTGTTGCACAGGGAAATCCGCGCCGACCAGTACGGCGGCGCCCACTGGCAGCTGTTCGGGGCGGGACTGCCCGCGGTGCAGGTGAGCGATCTGTACCTGCCCGCGGACGGCAGCTTCCTGCGCGTCTCGACCTACGGCCGCGGTATCTGGCAGGTGGCGCTCTAGGGTTTGAGGCCCGCTGGCACGCCGTTCGGGTACTGCTGCTTGATCGCCTCGGCGATACGCTCCAGACGTCTATCCGGGTCGGGGTGGGTGCTGAAAAATTCGGGCGGGCGGGCACCTCCCCCGGCCGCCTTCAGCGTGCGCATCACCGCAAGCAGCGAGCGCGGATCGTAGCCCGCCTCGGCCATGTAGGTAATGGCGAGCCGGTCTGACTCCAGTTCGTCCTCGCGGCCGAAGCGCATGTTGACCAGTTGCCCGAGGGCGGCGGCTACCGCGGCGCTGTTGCGGCTGGAGGGGTCGTAGGGGTCGTAGGTGGCGATCACCGCCGCCCCGGTGAGGCCCTGGGTCAACTGCTGCTTGGCCAGTTGCTCGGCGCCGTGGCGGCCCACCACGTGCCCAATCTCGTGGGCGAGGACGCCCGCCAGTTCGCCTTCGCTTTTGAGGCGGCCCAGCAGCGCGCTGGTGATAAAGATCTGGCCCCCGGGCAGGGCAAAGGCGTTCACCGTGCGCGGGTCGTCGAGCAGGTGAAATTTGAAGCGGTAGGGGCTGCGGCTTGCCGCAGTCCCGCGCACGAGCCGCTCGCCGACGCGATCGACCAGTTGCTGGCCCCGAGCGTCGCGCGAGGTGCCGCCGTACTGCCGCTGCAGTTGCGGCAACGCCTGCAATCCGAGGGCGATCTCCTGCTCGGGGGTAATCGTGATGTTTTGCTTCTCGCCGGTGACCGGGTTGACCTGGGTAGAACTGAAGTAAGTAAACAACGCGCCACCGGCCAAAACCAGTGCGATGAGCACGCGAAAGAAACCGCCGCCGGAAGATCTGCCCATGGATGTAACGAATTGGATGGTGTGAAAAGTGGGTGCACCGATTCGATTGAAAACGTGGTCGATCCTACCTATCTGCAATCGGCAGCGACGAGGAACGGGTACCCCTGCGAAGCCGCCGATGTCACGATACAAGTTCACCCGCTCGTGCGCCATCATCCCGGGGACGCACCCGGCGTGCGGTGCACAGCGAGAGCGACGATACCGTAGGTGTAGCGACCAGCAATAGTAGAGGCTCCGACCTGCAATAAGGGCAAAGTGAGCCAGGATTAAATGCAACCAAGCCAACAATGACTGTACCTCGACCTGCAATATTGCAGCTGAGCCAGCATTAATTGCAAATGGCTGGAACCCTTGACAGACTACATTCACGTTGGTAGAGAAAAAGGTAAGAGACCCATCAGGAGATGACAAAACCTGGCTTCGAATCCTATGATCGGCTCTGTTGACTGCTGAAAGGTCGAGCCTTCGTGCATCGACTCTCGTGAGCAGAAGGGTAGGGAGTCGGAGGTTTTCCTGCCCTCCAGTTGCACTTAATCCTAGCCAAGACGGACGATTGCAGGTTGAGGGCGGATGGTTGCAGGTCCGGGTGCATTTATGCCTGGTCCACAGTAATCCCTGGTTGCAATTAACCCCGGTCGAGAATCTCCTTATTGCAGGTTCGGGCCTCTACTATTGCTGGCTGCTAAAGCTAGGCTCCAAGGGCGAAAGGCTCTCAAAAGGGAGTTGACTGAGGTTATGGACATGAAGCAGACGCTGGTAATGGCGATCCGGTCTCAGTTTATGCGGCCCTGCGGGTTTGCAGGCTGGCTCGTCGGATGGGAGATGGCACTGCGGTCGTCGAACCGCAAGCGTAACGTGTGGGCAGTCGGTCTGCTCGGGGTGGAGCCAACCGACCGCGTCCTTGAGATCGGCTTCGGGCCGGGGATCGCGATCCGGGAGCTGAGCCGCCGGGCGACGCACGGCCTTGTGTGTGGCGTCGATCACTCGGAAGTCATGGTCCGGCAAGCGACCAGGCGCAACGCGGACGCCGTACGCGCGGGCCGTGTGGAGCTGCGTTGCGGTTCGGCCGAGCACCTGCCGGCGTTTGAGGAGCCGTTTGCCAAGGTCTTGGCCGTGAACAACATGGGCATGTGGCGCGATCCAGGCGAGCGGCTGAAAGAGCTTCATAGCCTCATGCGGCCCGGAGGACGGATCGCGATCGTCTCCCAGCCGCGGTGCCACGGTGCCACGGCGGAGACAACAGTGGCTGCAGGCCGCGAGATCGCGGCACGTCTCACAGAGGCGGGCTTCACGTGCATCCGATCGGACACGCTTGCGCTCAAACCCCCCGTCGTCTGCGTAATCGGCGAGGTCTCATGAAGACTGCTGTGGTGGACAAGGTCGCCTAGGGCGTGTCATCAATTTAGCCAAACGACCGCCGCTGCAAGATAAACGGCTCCCAGAAAATGGATAGCCCGCTTGTCGTACCGCGTCGCTATCGCCCGATATTGCTTCAGCCTTGCAAAGAAGTTCTCTATCAAGTGCCGCGCTTTGTACAAGTCCTTGTCATACTCCCGCGCCACCTTGCGGTTGCTCTTAGACGGGATTACCGCTGTCTTTCCCGCACACTCAAGCACTTCTATCACCCGCTCATCCGCGTCGTAGCCCTTCTCCCCAATCACCGTCCCAGAGGCCAGACCCACCAAAAGCACATCCGCCCCCTCTAGGTCACTCGCCTGACCTGCCGTCAGATGAAAGCTCAACGGGTTGCCCAAAGCATCGACCGTGGCATGGATCTTCGTACTTAGTCCCCCGCGACTGCGACCGATTGCTTAGAGTCACGCTCCCCCCCTTTGCCCCAGCACTGTGTTGGTGGGCGCGCACAATCGTCGAGTCAATCATCGCGTATTCATTGTCCGCGTCTTGGGCCAGATGCTCGAAGACCCTTTGCCAGACACCCGATTTGGACCAACGGCTGAAGCGGGTGTGCACGACGCGAAAATCGCCGAAGCGGGCGGGCAGGTCTCGCCAGGGAATGCCTGCTCTGTAGCGGAACAGGACGGCTTCGATGAACAAGCGATTGTCTTTAGCGGTGACGCCGACGGTCCCTTCGCGTCCTGGCAGAAGGTCTTTGATGCGTTCCCATTGGTCGTCTCGCAGGGCATAGCGTCTGGTTGTCATGTCTGGAACTTGCGGGAGTAGAGATCTCCTTCAATTTTTTTAGCTAATTGATGACAGGCCCTAGGGTTCGGCCAGCCATTCCGCGGCGGCGCGATCCCGGGCGATTACCCGGCCCTGACGA harbors:
- a CDS encoding M48 family metallopeptidase; this translates as MGRSSGGGFFRVLIALVLAGGALFTYFSSTQVNPVTGEKQNITITPEQEIALGLQALPQLQRQYGGTSRDARGQQLVDRVGERLVRGTAASRSPYRFKFHLLDDPRTVNAFALPGGQIFITSALLGRLKSEGELAGVLAHEIGHVVGRHGAEQLAKQQLTQGLTGAAVIATYDPYDPSSRNSAAVAAALGQLVNMRFGREDELESDRLAITYMAEAGYDPRSLLAVMRTLKAAGGGARPPEFFSTHPDPDRRLERIAEAIKQQYPNGVPAGLKP
- a CDS encoding class I SAM-dependent methyltransferase encodes the protein MKQTLVMAIRSQFMRPCGFAGWLVGWEMALRSSNRKRNVWAVGLLGVEPTDRVLEIGFGPGIAIRELSRRATHGLVCGVDHSEVMVRQATRRNADAVRAGRVELRCGSAEHLPAFEEPFAKVLAVNNMGMWRDPGERLKELHSLMRPGGRIAIVSQPRCHGATAETTVAAGREIAARLTEAGFTCIRSDTLALKPPVVCVIGEVS
- a CDS encoding IS5 family transposase (programmed frameshift), which encodes MTTRRYALRDDQWERIKDLLPGREGTVGVTAKDNRLFIEAVLFRYRAGIPWRDLPARFGDFRVVHTRFSRWSKSGVWQRVFEHLAQDADNEYAMIDSTIVRAHQHSAGAKGGSVTLAIGRSRGGLSTKIHATVDALGNPLSFHLTAGQASDLEGADVLLVGLASGTVIGEKGYDADERVIEVLECAGKTAVIPSKSNRKVAREYDKDLYKARHLIENFFARLKQYRAIATRYDKRAIHFLGAVYLAAAVVWLN